The Molothrus ater isolate BHLD 08-10-18 breed brown headed cowbird chromosome 1, BPBGC_Mater_1.1, whole genome shotgun sequence genome includes a window with the following:
- the LOC118694497 gene encoding ubiquitin carboxyl-terminal hydrolase 14-like, with translation MPLFSVNVKWGKEKFDGVELNTDEPPMVFKAQLFALTGVQPARQKVMVKGGTLKDDDWGNLKIKNGMTLLMMGSADALPEEPVARPIFRGGHDRGAVGLGYGIAMWIDKPWQHLLHECYGSVYPLRARSERGP, from the exons ATGCCGCTCTTCTCAG TGAATGTGaaatggggaaaagagaaattcGATGGCGTGGAGCTGAACACTGATGAACCTCCGATGGTCTTCAAAGCCCAGTTATTTGCACTGACCGGAGTTCAGCCAGCCAGACAGAAAGTTATGGTTAAAGGAGGAACTCTGAAG gaTGATGACTGGGGaaacctaaaaataaagaat ggCATGACCTTACTAATGATGGGTTCCGCCGATGCGCTTCCAGAAGAGCCGGTTGCTCGCCCCATCTTTCGTGGAGGACATGACAGAGGAGCAGTTGGCCTCGGCT ATGGAATTGCCATGTGGATTGACAAACCTTGGCAACACTTGCTACATGAATGCTACGGTTCAGTGTATCCGCTCCGTGCCAGAAGTGAAAGAGGCCCTTAA